The sequence GACCAGGAAGAGGAACGAGACACGTATCACTCCTAAACGCTCTTCATGACCTGCACAAGTTAACTGTTTTGTGCTTGCCTTGAAAGAGCTGCAAAGTGGCGCCGGTCAGGCGGAGAGGTACCGCTGCTCTCTGACGATGTCGTTTGTTTGATCCCCGTCAAATCCACCATCGCTTCTCACGAGTTGCAGCATGCGCCAAACACCTCTCACATACATGCGACGCGTCCAAACACAGGTGCCGGTCATGGCGTACCTTTGCAGCCCTCAGCAGCTTCGAGTAGATGATCAAAATTGATCAGTGATGATGCCCAGAGAAGTCGTATGGAGTCCCCGTCAGTGCCCGAGCGCTGCAGGTGGTACCGATGCACCCGCTGGCTCATGGAAAGATCGGTGTCATCCGTGATCGTGGGAAAGCTACGTTCGTAAATCGAAGCCGGTGCATACGATGCCGAAGCCGCATTCGTCGCCATGGAGGGGCAGACCAGAGCAGTTTCTTTGCCGAGCCCCAGTAGCAGCTGTACACGATGGTTCATCCATGGACGGGAGAGGGGACACTGCTGCCATGGTATCTCCGACAatgtgctgcagcgtcgcacTAGCGCGCGCCCTGTCATTCCCTGGGGGAGCCCAGCCTTCGTGTTAAGGACGAGAGAGCAGCTATGGTCGCCTGCAGTAAGGGGATACGGCCAGCTGCACGTAACACTGCCGAAAGCTgacgcctccgcctcctcgtcacGACTACGCTTTCGATCACCCACCAAAGAACTGACGCACAGCCATCGACTACGCGAGTAGCCGCTGTCATTGGAGACACCGACATCGTGCGACTTCGCGGCTGTCATCGGACGTGTAGCGGCAAACTCGGCGCCGCTAAAGAAGGAAAACTTCGGTTCCTGCGGCAacgccacctctctctctccgtgaGACCACCACCTGCGATTTCGCCACTGAAACGTGGCCGCCGCATTGTTCACCGCTGTCTGCAAGCCCCCCAAGTCCGAAAACGAGGTATGCAGAATGTGTATCGAAGCCAGTCGCATCGGTacagggaaaagagaagctcGGCGACGACCCTGCACACCCagcacacaccaccgccacactTTATCGGTGCACGACATCGAGAGGTTTGCAAGTCCTTTGCCGGGCTtcacgcgcgcagcagcaagagtGCGGACGCCNNNNNNNNNNNNNNNNNNNNNNNNNNNNNNNNNNNNNNNNNNNNNNNNNNNNNNNNNNNNNNNNNNNNNNNNNNNNNNNNNNNNNNNNNNNNNNNNNNNNATAAGgcaagagagcgaaggggtggaaggagaagaaTGATGACAGTCTGCGGCAGCGGGCTCTTGCCAGCAGGGAAGCGAGGGGGAGACACGGAAAATAAATGAGCGATGCGCGAAGCAAAGTCGATATGTTTGACCCGCAATGCACACGTGCTGCTCCGGACACGCTCCAGTAGAGGTCGAAAGCCAGCGGTGGAGGCCCAACCAGCTAGTCGCACATTCGAACGTCAGTGTTGCGAGACCTCTaagagagacacagacaccAGTAAGCATGAGTTTTATCGCCAACGCCTTTGGCGCCCTACCAACTTCAGTTGGTCTCCCCAGTGCCCGGCTCAGTTACACGTTCTACAGTGTCCCTTCCTGGTGGCGTCCGCATAGCGTACACCCTGCATGGCTCACGCAGGCCTCGTCAATCTGGAGAACAACCGATATGCAGGGCAAAGGAGGGACGTGATGGGCGCTACAACACTGCAAAGAATAAAAATCACCGAACTCATGTCATCGACTCTGTGCCACACCCACTGGAGGCGAGGGGGATTGTCTGACGacaacgccgccgcacaACATGTTAGCACCCAAGCATGTCCATAGGCACGACAAGTTGAAGACTCGAAAAACACAACCGCTAATTTGGCTGGCTTGACACGGCGAACACAACATAAAAGCACACGGCGACAGGCTGCTCAAGCAGCAGTGTTTACTCGGCACTCTTCAAAGCGTAGCACGCTTCTTCATGTGCGCTAATAGAGGCATACTTGTCGGTTGCAGCAGGGTGAGAGGAGCTTGCGACCTTGCAGAGACCCAatcgcgcgtgtgcgcggccTAACTGCCTTCCAGCTCCTTTGTGGCACTGCCGCCTTTCACCACTACACGAGAGCAGCACGGAGGTTttagaggaagaagaaaaaccAAAGGGGAGGAAGTtggcaagagaggaggaataCCACGACTGCCGAGCGCCAACAACGGCGATCACTGCACTGTTGAGTCGCTGGAGACGTCTCCCTGAGCCATCGCCCTCTCACGGCGCGCCTTTTCGGCCTCTTCCTTGCGCGCACGAAGCTGGGCATCGCGGGCATCGCGGATCTTGCGTCGTGTGTTGATGAGTACGGTATCCTCGCGGTCTTCGCGGAGGTACAATGTGGCTCCCTCCAACTCAGAGCCCTGCAGTTCCGTGATGCACCGGGCGGCATCCTCGGGGACTGCAAACTCCACCATTCCGCGACCGCCAGAGAAGAGTCGGCAAAATGTGATGTCGCCGGCCTGGCGAAGATGATCCTTCAGAGTGTGCCAGGTGGTTTCGTCCGACAAACCAGACacctgcacgcgctgcccGACTAGTTTCTTCACCCCATctacctccacctccaccgccgtcagTGTCAGCGGGTCAACACGGCGCACCGGTGGTTGGAAgctgggtggcgctgcgttcCATGCATCTTCGTCCGCAGCGGCTGGCTGCCCCCAtacgccaccgccactgccgctgccaccgcgacCGCGACGGAAGCTGCCACGCATACCTCGCTGCCGGCCCCCGGTCGGGGCGTCTCGCCagccaccgtcaccgcccCAGCCTGCCTGCCCACCGCCTCGACTGCCGccatccccaccccacccaccacccgAGTTGCCGACATCACCccagccaccgccgtcgccgccccaGCCATCGGACCTGTCCTTGGAACCCCAGCCGCTCTTTCCACGCGACTCACGACCGCGACCGCGGAAGCCGCGACTTCCGCGGTCACCCTTGCTGCCCCACTGCGAAGAAGACGCTGAGTCGCCAGCGCTTCCCCAGCCACCACCTGAGGAGGTTGagtcgccagcgctgccccAGCCACCACCTGAGGAGGTTGagtcgccagcgctgccccAGCCACCGCTTGCCTGAGTGTCGGCCCCTCCccagccgccaccaccacttgTGCTACCCCAACCTTGCAGGCACACAGCACTCGCGCGCGTCAGCAACGGTGCAaagctgcggcgcagcattATTTCCCTATTTTGTCCTGTTCTCCGTGAAATACAACAGCGAGTCGTACGCGTAGGGTGGCACTTTTGTTGACTGCGCTGAGCGGACTCCTCGCTTGACCACGACCTTCGGAAAAAGGTACACGCGCGCCAGACGCAAACGAGTCAACTTGGTGAGGCAAATGCCCTTCGCAATGTGTGCGTGACAGCTTCAGGGCGACAACGGTGCTTATCgcgcgccaccccctcccaaagaaaaagacaccACAGAAAGGCAGCGATATCTGCTGCTGTGTTATCCCGCCCGTCTGCTGCTCAGTGGTTTGACGAGATGATCTTTTCCGTTTgcttctttcgcttcctaTCGCGCTCACTCTGTGCAGACGTAAGAGCTGCCGAGGCTCGTGAAGgcgggaaaagggagggcgATAAGAGatgagacacacacacacacgcactgtcACGTGATgtcacagacacacacacacacgagaaagAATAGTCGAGGACAAAGAATACAGGAGACTGAAAGAAGAAGTCCATGTTGAGGCTCAGCAGAGGAGCTGTGCCCACGACCCAATAACCCCCTGCCAgtgaccgcagcagccgagccCTTTACACTGGTCGAGAAAtgaagggaagagaacgGGAAGCGGGGTCACGCTGCGGGCACAAGTGAGGTTGCCCTTCGCTGCCAATCGAAgtcagggagagaggcacgtACAGTGGACATGCCCTTACTGACGGTGATCAGAGAGCAGCGACACTGATGTAGGTTGGATTACTGGAGCCACGCTTTTCGATTCTTCGTAACATTCTTAGATATCCTTAGGCCGCCTTCCTTTGCCATCATCGTCCTTGTGCGCGTGCGAGTCTCCATACTCCCTCCTCATCGCCAGTGCGAGAGAGGTGCGGAGGGAGAAATCGatgaaggaagagaaagctACACCGAGGTCATTATGGCGTCAGAGGATTCGTCTCGATCGATCCGACCTCTGGCCTGTGAATGCGATTGCACTACGTACTCCGAGGCCACATCGGAAAGAATAGTGCTCGTCTGTGATACAAGCGCATCGATGCGCGTATATGCCGTGCCTGTGGACGGACAAGAGGGTGGAGCCGTCCCGACCTTCCAGCGTCCGGTCTCACCCAGTGGAGACATGAAAGGAGTCGGATGGGTCGTACCTATTTTGAAGGCACGGGCAGCGGCAAGAGCGAAGGCCAAAGGGCGACAAGGTGCCGGGGGTCTTCTTTTAAGGAAGAAGTAACGAGAAGTTGCACTGGTTAGGCAGAGCAAACGTCTCGCTTCCACAGGAGAGGGAGCACTCCatcgtccccctcccccctcccgaTCTCCGCGCATTGTTGGGTCCCGAGaacaacgcacacacaacaatAAATAATACAGACAACGGAACAACTAACGTAATGCGTTTTCCTCCCACGTGGACTGGTGCGTTCACTCACCGGCTTAGAAAGGGAGTGTAAGAAGGTAAGGAGGAGATTGAGCAAGCATCAGTCGTCATCATTCACTGTCCATAGCATGCGTTCACGGCTATATATGTGCATCATCACCATCAAAGTCATCCCCAGAGCCGTCCTCAGTGCTGGCGAGAGAGCACGTTGAATTGGCAGACGACCAGGGGGCGGAACAGTAATGGCGAGACGGGGAATCAtaaaaaggaggaaaaggggaaaaaaaaaagagatcaaaggagaggcggagctacagagaaaaaaaggaggcgaAGTGAGAAAGGCACACGGAATGGAGCGGGACcaacacacactcacacgaTCCGCTCTAACAACACATAGTAAGCGATGGAAAGTAGCACATTGGGGAGGTAGAACAGGAAGGAGCGAGTTACACGCGTAATacacaaagaaagagagaagacaatGGAAAACAAAGCACTACAGTGCACAGCACGAATAAAGATACCAAACCACCTCGCTAAGCTTTTGGTGTTTTTCCTCGACGCGTCCATCCCCCCTATACATCGTGAGCTCAACGCCACGCCGCCCCCGCCTAGCCACAGGGCCActgcgtggtgcgaagcaaGCGCAGACACACCCGTTACGGCAGTGCGCTGCCTCAGTCATCTTAGCGCGGTCTCTGCCTCGGGCActgcccacacccacccctcACGCATCGCAGCCTGTCTCACAGCGGCGCCCCTCCTTATGCCGGTCGCCCCGTGGTGCATCTTTCACGGTGGCTCGGGCTCCCcccaccagtgggcagcgagggccgggcgAGATACCTTCGAGTCACGCAGGCAccctgcccatcacatgggtggCGCAAGCGCGTttgctgccgcaggtcgctccgacgcaatGCCATCCAGGGCCTGACTTCGGACACCCGGCGTGTTACATTGCTCTGGCTCCCCTACGTCGTAGGCTCTGggcactgccaccaccaggAGCGGTTCGGCATttggcagggatagaggGAGGAGCTTCCCGGCCTTCCCATGCAGAGTGAGCGCACGGAACCCTGAGAAGCTGCGCGCTGAGGATACCCCCCGTCATCAGAAGACTCAACACGTTGGCCGGAAAAAAAGACCAACAACTTCACCACTATTATGAGGGAGCCTCTCGAGTTTTTCTATTTTCCCATTCCCTATCGCGTGGCGGTGCATGGGGAGCAGAGCGCAGCAGAAAGGAGATGAGGAAGCGGGAGAGGCAGGAGGGGCAGGAGGGGCACAGTAGCAGCAGTTtagacacacagacacacacacacacatacattcGTAGCTCGATGCTTGCAGGAAGACGGCGGAAACAAACAACTGTGTAGCAGCAGACCAACGGTAACATTCAGCacactttttttttggcggtGGGGTGTGTATACACAACCTGTAGCCCGCGCAGTTGGTGCAGCGGAAGAGAGTGAGTGGGGTCGAGGGCGTGCATCGCTACTGCCTCACCCACATCGAGAGAGAGCCTGCGATAAATGtcaacaccaccgccgcgggtTGCCGTGCAGCCTAAAGCCCCCACAACATCTTCCGCCCtcgccgccatctcctctCTTGGGCACATCTAAGCACCTGCCGGTGCCTCTGTAAGCATACCTGCCATCCATGCACACCACTGTTACCCGTGCACCTAAAACTGCAGTCGCAAACCTGAGCCtaccagcagcgcatcgtgGGTCAGTAATCACCTCCTGCACCCTTCTCTGCGTCCCTCACCCTTGTGTTTCTAATCAGTCGATGCAGTGCGCTGTCGTGGCGCGTGAGGTGATGCAGCGACGTGCCCATCCACACAGTGCTTCCCACGAGCAGGCACGCGCTCTACAGCCGAACAAGCCAGCAGCTCTCCCGCAAGCTGGAAATTCGCACAGTAAAGcaggaagggggcggggggcgaGATCGAACACACAAATGAAGGAATAAGCGAAGACACGACGGACGTTGTGAGTTGGGGTGGTTAAGTGCGGTGCGGGTGTTCAAGCGCAGCGGGCTGACAGAAAGCGACAACTTGACGAGATCACCACGAAGGGCGCGGGGAGAGACCTCGTTACGATGTTGGCACGTGTCTTCACTAAGTCGCTGAAACGCAGGCGCTATCGCAGCAGCGAGCCGCAGAGGTCCATCAACTTTCGGCTCTTCCGTATCGAGCCTGTACGGCTGGGGGGCCCCATCCTCGCTGATAGGCCCCATCCCCTCTACAGTGTGTGTAGGCGCTGCTTCATTCTGATGTCCTCCCCGTCCAGCTTCTTCCAGCGATGTAGGACGTGAGACATGATCCCGCTCCACACCACCTGCAAGCCAGACGAGTAGGCGAGGCGAAAGTGACCTGGTATGTAGTAGAACATCGGGAGCCAGTTGAGCGACCAGAATACCAGTGCATACTTCATGATGTCGGGGAAGTCATAGATGAGTTTCCGCCTCACATCCatcgacacacacgccaagTATTCATGGAGGTTAAATTCGTGATTGTCGACGATGCGGTAGTAATAGCCCATCTTTTGAATCGTGGTCGCATCCAGTTCACTCGTGGTGTTGCGGAAGGGGTTGAAAAGAAAGCGGAAACGCCCGGTGCTCTTCTGCGCATCCGCAGCGCTGGCGTCATCGTCACCGGCCACCACGACATGCTCTTGCACCTTGGAAGTCGTGTTCATCGGAATCGCCATCACGCGCCTCCGCCCATCACGGCCATCGCGGTAGATGAAGAAATGCTCCATGATGGTGACGTAGCTGAGGTAAATCGGGTTTatcagctgcgccgcgatGTAGCTGAGGAATCCTTTCCCAATTGCACTTCGCTTGGTTATTGATGCCGGGTTGATGAGGCGGTCCAGGTGGCGGTACACCCACAAGAAGTACGGTACGCCGAAGAGAAACGTAAAACTGCAGAAGATCATGCTACGGCGCAGGTCTAGAAGCATGGTGTTGCCACCCACCGCTGAAGAAGAGGTCGGGTGCTCTGCATTTTTTGCCGCACCATCAACAAGGGACGACTCCGCCGTGCTGCGGCCCCCTTGGTACGCACGCCACCGCTGACGAGCACAGAGAAACGGAGATTGAACGGTTATGAGAAACGGTGAGTTTTGGCTCTCGTTGGGCAGTCGCTCACGTGTCAGCGGTGGGCGCGAATGTGAGAATGGCTCGTAGACGGTCTGGCACACAACGTCCCCGCAAAAGCCTACTGTAGTGCTGAGTAACATGTTGGTGCGGAGTGGGTACTCCTTCAGGTAGTAGGAGAGACAGTGGAATATATACTTCATGGCGACGAAAAGCGAgggggcagcgctgcaagAGGTGAGAAGAGTATTTACAGgtaaggagagaaagaaaacgCGAACAAGTGAGCGAAACAAATGTGTCGCAGTCGCACCTCGAGTGAGAGAGACGTCGGCGAAGTCGAACAccgcgtgcacacacacacacacacaggcaaagaaaagcgaTTAATACTTCCACGACGCGCACGAGAGACTatgagaaaggagggggccGAGTGCGTCGTAACACGACAGAAAACACGGAAGGCAAAGGACGTGTAACGGCAGCAGAAAAAGCAGCAACACCACAccccacaaaaaaaaaaaaaaacacctacacacacacacacgcacacacacacacacacacaacccgGAAGAGTGAAGGTGCAGGCAGCGGGTATCAGCGCAAGAGAAGACACACAAAAGGGGGGCACAGCcgtttcctcttcctctttaAATGCGactgtatgcgtgtgtgtgggtgtgtgccgGTGTGCATCGCCAGAGGCGGTGTGGCAAGGAGAAAGACGGGAAGCAGGGGTGAGAGACATGAGAAACACAAAGTTGGCCGGGATGAAGGAACAGAGTCAATGAAGACAATACGTTTCGGCAGGGGAAATAGAGGAGTAGAAAGAGGCAATGGGTGAGCGCGAATTTGTGTAAAACGTGCGTAACCCCCACCCAGGGTAGCTTCATCCCCTTAGCCAcgctcctctcttttgctaacaccttctctctccatttCAACCGTCCCCCATTGTCATTCTCGCCAGCATCGCCAGTGGCAACGTAAAACGGCGATGTGTCGAGGcctaaagagagagaagggcgacgAGCGCACACAACGCAGAACAACTGTTCTGTcactttttctttgctgttgATATTACGAATGTTTGCGCGTTCTCGAGCACCCACGCGCGTCACACATGGCGGAGTAAGATAAATCAGAATCGTCTCTGCCCACACTATTTGTGATGGGAGTGTTAAGAGCAGAGcctgccgcctccctccccttctacTCGGAGTCCCTATTTTGCTTCGttcgcctccctcttttgTGTTTGCCTGGTTGTCGTGGTGCCACATGGTACGCCGGTGTCCCCACAACCTGCAAGGCGGTGTTCTGGCAGACATCACCTGTGTATTCTCATCCCGTCCACCCAGTGACTATGCACACGACCACCTACACAAATATGTGCAAGCGTGCTACCTCAAGATGGAAGCCACGCCGGTGTCCACATACGCAGTCGGCTGTCATCGCCGCCTGTTACAATACAGTTGGCCCACGGGCTGGCAGCAAGACCCCTTTGCATAAAACTCGGCTGCGTTGTCACGGTGGAGGTTACTACTCCAGTGTAGACACAGTAGCTGTGCACAGCGAGAAGAGTAGAATCGTGGCAGTGCACGTGGCTTTCGTTGGCGGAGAACACGGCGCGTATGCTCCGATGATCACACTTGGTGGGTTCACCGAAAGAGGTTACCTCTGGGCTCTGGTAGTTGCGCGATGTTGCATGGAGTCGCCGAAGGTCCCACAGGCGTGCCGTTGAGTCCATACCCGCTGTCAGTGCAACATTTCCAGTTCGGCTGTACACGACGCTCGTGACAGGCACGCCAGAGTGGGCATTCTCAGCGCGGTAAATCACGCGACCGCTCACGCCGTCGTAAAGCATCCAGGTACCATCAAGACTTGTGCTGATCATCGTTCGCCCGTCAGGAGAGAAGCATACCGAGGACAGCGCTGCACTGTGCTGAGCCCCACGATCGCTTGGTCGGTACGAGGTAGTCGCAGTCCCGCTCTCCTCGGCCTCCCACTGCGGCCCTGTGTGG comes from Leishmania braziliensis MHOM/BR/75/M2904 complete genome, chromosome 33 and encodes:
- a CDS encoding putative RNA-binding protein RGGm, which produces MRGSFRRGRGGSGSGGGVWGQPAAADEDAWNAAPPSFQPPVRRVDPLTLTAVEVEVDGVKKLVGQRVQVSGLSDETTWHTLKDHLRQAGDITFCRLFSGGRGMVEFAVPEDAARCITELQGSELEGATLYLREDREDTVLINTRRKIRDARDAQLRARKEEAEKARRERAMAQGDVSSDSTVQ
- a CDS encoding adenosine deaminase-like protein; translated protein: MSCTDKVWRWCVLGVQGRRRASLFPVPMRLASIHILHTSFSDLGGLQTAVNNAAATFQWRNRRWWSHGEREVALPQEPKFSFFSGAEFAATRPMTAAKSHDVGVSNDSGYSRSRWLCVSSLVGDRKRSRDEEAEASAFGSVTCSWPYPLTAGDHSCSLVLNTKAGLPQGMTGRALVRRCSTLSEIPWQQCPLSRPWMNHRVQLLLGLGKETALVCPSMATNAASASYAPASIYERSFPTITDDTDLSMSQRVHRYHLQRSGTDGDSIRLLWASSLINFDHLLEAAEGCKGTP